CCAACTTTTTTACACAATATTTGTCGACcatgatcatttttcttttcctgtttACGACCAAAGACTACAACAACATTTGAATTAATCACCCAAGCCATTTCATGAATAGCCTTATCATCATGTGGACAAAGCCTGTGTTAGTGTTGATTTATCTGCAATACTACTGATCATCGTACCTTGTAGGCGACGATTGCGTCGAGCGCACGTGCAATTCGAGGACTACATCTTCCAAAGCATGtgaggggaagaaaaagaagaagaatacttGCTAATTGGAATAACCTTTAATCATTATCCTGAATTAGGCTTTTTGAACCACACTTTGATTTTGTGTTAGCTCTTCTTTTGGAGGTTGCAAGCAAAGCATGGTAGGTATGTTCATCATGGCATGATGTGTTTGACTTTGGAGTAATCTCTATTGCTTAGTGGACTTTGATCGTTCTTTCAAAAGAAGTAATTCCATCAGATCAGCAAAGTGGTCAGGTCTCTCCAACTAATTGCTTAAGCAAAGTATATTTGATTGTGTTGGGAACATTTACTCTGATAGGGatttaattataagaaaataataataaaaatcttctgGGATGGGAAGCAAGTGGGCTTTACCACAAATGGGGACATCTCAAGTGCTCAAGGCcacaagcattttttttttcttttttctttttttttttctctctggtAACCTAATAAATAGACATAGATGGAGTGGTTCTTCAAGGAAAGGAAAGATGAAATGACACCTCTTATCTTGGTTGAACATTGGGGCCCTTTATACTTTATTGCCATGCGGTCATTGGAACAAACAAACAAAGCATGGCCAGCAGGAAACTGGAGGCTCTCAAATGTCAGATGGGAAGAAAGATTGCAGAAATGACTTAACAAATCCACAAAGACTTTTATTCCCAGTTTTTGGCTTCATCCCCATTGCCTCCCCTTTTTGTTCCCATTGGAATCCCATGAGTCCCATGATGGGGTTTCATTGTATCAAGCCTGCATGCAGCACCAAAAAAAGTACAATCTTATGACCCAGCATGcacagcgagagagagagagagagagagagagagagagagagagcttagcCTGTGCAATTTTGAACCTTTTAAAATTGGATATGAGAAGATAATCAATTAAATTTAGGTGATGagatattattgaattttatctttttagggattaatgtaaaaatttgagTGTGAACATATTCACTGTTCATCATGTCGCTGATTCTCTCCAGAAGCAAACCACTAATCACGCATGAACTTTGCGGTGTAATTCAAATGATTTGTTTAGGATAAAGGACACATAGAACACAAAGAAAGtataccaaatatatataaatatatatatatataaaagcggTGTGGTTTATCTGAAAATCAAAGCTGAAAATACCATCAAACGCTGCTGGATTTCTCAAGAAGTCATATAACGAAGAGCAAGAGAGAGATGGGAGCCTGACAGATTCAAACTCTCcatttagatgttaagaatatctcaaaatatctgtaaataatagtgaagttGTTTATGAATAATTATGAAATAGTATAAGAATATCCGAGAACAATTGTGTTCCCAAACAGGCAATGTTATCACTCAatccaataaaattaatttggctGATACTGATACCAGACGCCCTTTGGAGGGGAAAACAGCTGGAAACGAATGCCACTATCCCGTAGGATGAGCAAGAGGAGGAACTTGCTTGAGGGGTTTCATTAGCAACTTGGTAAGATAATATATAGCTCATCAAGGCAATAATTAGTATAGCTGGTCTGAGAGGATGATCAGCCACACTAGGATGATAATCTCAACAGATTCAAATCTAATTAGGTTCAGGCCGGGATTGGATTATTACCACCAATCAGCGTTTCATAATGATCTTAAACATGCATTTCATTAATGATGGGAACAATCTGTAAGATGATCATGATAGACATGACGAACCATTTAAGAAGAAGACTAGTCTAATTTCACAAAATCATAATACAAGGATTCCACCAAGGTGAGTAATCAGCATATAGtaagaaacatatattttcaacctataattttgatgaaaacaaagaaacaaaagaatccTCTTCTAAGAGTAGACTTGTATGTAAAATCCGCTATGTAGTTCGATGTCGTGTACTTGCTTCAGAAGGGTAAAAGGTTGCTAGTTTGCCTTCAATATGCATCATGACAGTGCAGAGAATCGAAAGCCTTCTCATTCATGTTCCTTTCTACTAGGGATAAATTCTAATTATCAAGCATTTTGACTTGGCTTGATCAGCTTTCATGATGATCTTCTTGATATCTCTCTAGTTTGAGGCCACACCTTTGCTCTGTCTACAAACACAAACGATCAGTGCATGCACCTAATAAATAGATATGTATAAAGGACATTGCATGTGATATGTCGTACTAACGTATAGCATATGCTAGGTTTAAAATAGCATCATCTTGACTTCTTCAATCTTGATGCCTGATGGAATATGCTACCATATTCAAATGTTAAACCAAGATGAATAAGAATCCTGGAGATGTCCTTTCCATCATTGGTTAAAAACAATATGGATGTCCAAACAACTACGTCCTCAAAGACTCAGCAACATAGCGCTCCATAAACAGTGCAATCCGCTAGTTTCTGAGTATTTAGGATACTAGGTTTTATATGCGAGCAGATCGGCTATTCATTCCAGTTGAAAATTGTACAAGTTATCCCAACACCAGAGCAGTTTGTATCAACCTAACTCAACTCGGTTAAATAATTGAGATCCTAAATAATGAAATCGGTTCAATATATACTTTTTCAACTAGTTAAAGTCAGCTATATGGATTGCATTTTCCCCTTCCACACTCTAAGGCCATAATTTCCTCgatctctctattttttattatactgGGAAAAAATATAGAGAGATTGAGGAAATCTCTCTATATTTGTCTTATTCTTCAAAACTTTTATCCGTGTCACTATACATTCACTCCTTTCAACAAGAATCTTAGATTGTCTGCACAAGAAAAAATAACCTCGTTTTACAGCATGGTAGCAATGATTCACTTTGTCAGCCAAAGTAGCAGAGGGACATTAACTAGCAAACAAAAGCATTATGATACAGAgcaacaaaagaagaagaaataacatcaactatttttttttgataagtgaaatAACATCAACTAAGTCCACCAAAGTAGAAATAATTCTGGAAGAAGCTAAAACATGCTACAGGCGTGCTCATCGGAgttattaattagaaaaattatgaagTATTCCCAAACACACATCATCTGACAACACAAAATAAGGTAAGAATCAAGCCATGAAGCTTCGACTCACCTTTTTGCCAGTCTCTTCTTGGAGTCGGGACCAATAAGTGCCTTTAATTCTTCTAGGCTCACAATTTCTTCAACATTACATTTCAATAATTTGCAGTGATCCATAAATGCAGCAGAGTCTTCAGGACCAAGTGATAAATCCTTACCCTTTCCTTTCAAATATTCCATCAAAATGAACCCTGCACAAGTGCACGGAGAAGttattggtagacaatttcttaactaaaataaaattttaaaaaaataattaatcgtCCACAAAAGAACCAGAAGTTTGAGCAatagaaaattctttttcacaAATATGAGCTGgcagattttttctttcttttttttttttttttttttttttttttttgaggacaTTAACTAGGAAACATCTCACTTATTGTGGGACCAAAGGAGTAAGATCATAATTTAAACCAAAACCCTTCCATCAAACAAGAGGGCATAAATCcacaactacaaaaagaaaccTCAAAATCCATTGGGAAAATATGTGTAAATCAATCACTACAATGAGAAACCTTAGAATCCATAGGAAAACGTGCATCtgtgcatgcacacatgtacacacCCCCTGAATTGAAGCGGCTCGAGATACAATAGCTCTCACTATAGCTGAACACGAGGGAAAGATCATTTATACTGATActgaaaaaatactttaattggGAAAGCGAGATATTCTATGGATTCCATTAGTTATGTATCAACGTTCTAACAAAAATACTTGTGTGCATAAAAAACTACAGGTTCCGCAACgtaaatgaattaaaatggGGGACAAGTTTTAGCAGACGGAGCTGCTACAGTTGGTgatgaacttgatttgagaaAAAAGTATTAGTAGCTTATATGCCATGGGAGGGTTACAATTCTAAGGATGTGCTACTCATTAGTAAGAGCCTAGTATATGGAGGTATTTATACTTACTTTCACATACAAAAATATGAACTTCAGACTCATATGACAAGCCACAGCCCCGAAAGAATCACCAAGGAAATACCACATCTCAAAGCCCACCTACTTCACAACTCACCCGGAAAAGTAAGTTCCTAAACAAAAGTTGGATAGTTGACAGattttaaatcataaaacacaagctaaaataaactaaggtaaataaccataaaactaaGCTAGAAGTAAATAAGTGATATAACATGGAGGTAAACATGAAGGGAAAGTAGGGTTTTCCACTATACTATTCAGTACAGTATTTTGATAAGTTATAAATGGATGGGGCCAAACCAGAGACAAAACTTTTTCAATGCCTAACATGTTAAAACTTGGTACTACTACTAGAGCATAATAGGCACAATTTATACAGCAGTATTTAACACAAATATTGCAGAAATCAACTCAAACTACACAACATAACAAAGTAGATTTAAATAACTTAACACTTTATCTTAATATCTTTTGTTCCTAACTACAGTAACATGAAAAATGAGGAAAGATAGAAATATAAGACCAATAGAGAAAGACATTCCAAGGGCTCGAAGCATCTTCAGATCAAAATTTTCAGCTAGACTTTCATGGCCAATTACTTTTGCACGTTGGATGAGCATTATCTTTAAGCTTATCAGCATATCCTGTGAAAATAAATACTTTAAACTCAGCATATAGATCCATAAAGCAATGAAGCTATCTAAATGGATTTATTTCTTGCACATCATTTTGGATGTAGAGGCACACTcataagaaaatgaaacaagACCAAATTAAAGTTTCTATGGTGCCATATTTTAATCCAGAAAATTTTGTCTTACAAAAGAATGCCTACTACCATTGCAAGCCGAATCAATTCCAGAAAATCAATAAATCTTTAAGTCCACAGTACAACAAAACTAATTTCAACTAATCCCTGTTCAGGGTTTTAGGATTCCCATGGAGAGTAAGCATGCAGCGACAATCAAGTTGACAATTAAAATCTAATCGATGTACATTTTCTTATACGCTGTTGAGCATAAAATTTGCATATATGCTACGGAGcataaaagaaagtaaaatattcAGTAGTTTTTAGCTTAAATTATCAAGTATACTTGCATCAACTGGCTAATATTATCACTATCCTcatcaaacacaaaatattcagaACTTTTGTAAAATAGTAAATAGAAAGTGAAATTTTGGTGAGACCCAACAAAATCCTTTTGATAAGTTTAAGCCATTAACCATGTTGCCTAGTATCTAATCAAATTTGAGAACCTTTTATGTAAGTTAAGAATCTcatttcaaagaaaatgaatttggaGCACTCACCTGCAATTACTAATAACATTTCAACGAGCATGAGAGAAAAGAATAGTACAAAGACAAGGATAAAACAAATCTCAAACACTTCTGTATTTGGATGCATCAATCTGCTAAACGGGTTTGCAAATTTTCACCAAGTACTTACAAGCTCTGACTCAGAGAGGGAACAAAGCCAAGTCACATCTTCAAGCCTATTTGCCCCCAAAATGTCTTCTACACCATCCATACAAGTATCCGAACTCTTCTGAATATTAAAATTCTGCCAAATCatacacccaaaaaaaaaaaaaggggattATCACAAATAAGTAAATCCctacccatctctctctctctctctctctctctctctctctctctctctctctctctctctctctagggttAAACTACATTAGGGTGACACCCTGTATATAAAGTGAGAGGCCTTACCATCTTCCATGTAATAACTAGATTAGTCATAAACCAAACAGTGCAAATAAGTCTATACAACACAAAGAACTGGATATTGGTTATTTTATACGACTTGGTGAAAGACAATACTGTATATGACTATGgttaataataatagatatgcAACATTGTTCTTCATATCAATATTTTGCATATCTAGTAATAGATATGCAACCTCAAAATTACATTcattttttgtaagaaaaaaGAAGCTTCTGATAGATAACCAGCTTAGTTTTTCTTCTACGAGAGATCTTAACCGATCAACTAGCTTAAATTCGTATAAAATCCACCATTACTTTTTAGAATGATGACCTCTCGACCTTGATGGTTTTACAAAAAGGAACTCAAGTAACATAAATTGTGAATATTAGAAAGAGAAGCAAAACCATGTGCGCGGAGCAAAATGAGAGGAAAGATCGAATTCTAAGAAATATTTGACAGGCATCACATGAGCCCAGCTGAAgaaacttaaaatatatatatatatatatataaataaataaataaataaattgatacgAGATACTAGAAAGAACACAGTATGCAAAACTTTCAGGACCACAATAAATTGCAAACCCGAATCAGCTTCGAatgtaaattttcaaaaaaataaaaatcagcaaAAAAGCTTAAAACGAAATTAAGAAATCATAAacaataggaaaagaaaaaaacatgtaATTGACTTAAAATGCATATTCTAACGTCATTCTGGTCCAGCTAAAATTATCCCCAAAAGATTCCTTAGAAGTGGAAAATCATCTATTGCAATGTTGCATATTTTTCCAGCGGGAAATTTTCTCCAAAACAGAAAAGGATCTTCCTCGACGGCGagaacattttttttcaacatGTACCAAATTAGTTCCAGGAAGTTGCTTTCTGGGAAAAACAAACGACGCCTCGATAGTGAATCGAACGTTTGAATAGAGTTATATGAATTtccaagaaaaacaagaaatcaGTTTCTAGCGAAAACAAGAGAGGGGATGTAAAACAAAATCCTAAACATTAAACGCCATCATACCATGGAGTCGAAGATCTCTCTGCGCTTCCTTTTGCCTGCACGACACAGGATGGTACCCCCTCTTAAGTAACAAGAGTCCTCGGTCTTTACCTAAAGAGTCATTTACTCAACCTCCCCAACCTTTAAcacgatatttttttaaaaaaaatttcaaaatttttaatatctttttaaatcttcttttaaatttattcttcttaaattcattaaattcttctattcattatccatatattaaatatttattaaaataaaaaaataataaaaattaaaaaaaatagtgtatAAAAGTtatgtaaatagtaaaaaattatatagctTTTTTGTTACCTAAATACTTTTATAATCGAATTTTACTTAAATTATGATTCGACATAAAGTTCTCTTTTACAAATTCTAAT
This genomic interval from Carya illinoinensis cultivar Pawnee chromosome 10, C.illinoinensisPawnee_v1, whole genome shotgun sequence contains the following:
- the LOC122279490 gene encoding uncharacterized protein LOC122279490; translation: MNFNIQKSSDTCMDGVEDILGANRLEDVTWLCSLSESELDMLISLKIMLIQRAKVIGHESLAENFDLKMLRALGMSFSIGFILMEYLKGKGKDLSLGPEDSAAFMDHCKLLKCNVEEIVSLEELKALIGPDSKKRLAKRQSKGVASN